From Domibacillus sp. DTU_2020_1001157_1_SI_ALB_TIR_016, a single genomic window includes:
- the dnaG gene encoding DNA primase, which produces MSRRIPEETIQQIKQGVEIADVIGEYVQLKKQGRNYFGLCPFHGENSPSFSVSPEKQIYHCFGCGAGGNAFTFLMEIDQIPFQEAAARLADRAGITLDISPSESEETTKTDENADLYEAHELMAKFYRHLLLNTEEGSEALFYLRKRGFTDEDIDRFQIGWALPQPEFALNILTKRGFSVERMEQAGLLVKNEETGRYFDRFRGRIMFPLHDQKGRVSGFSGRDLGEGQPKYLNSPETPIFHKSSLLYHFHAARTAIKKQKQFILFEGFADVIAAVRAGFHQSVAVMGTALTEEHIRQLKRICDQAVICYDGDKAGLNAAYKAANMLDSHDIGVKVTILPEQLDPDEFIRQKGTDAFSAYIKDSSLTLMAFKMEFLKRGKNMRDDEQKFRYIEEVLTEISGLKKAVERDHYLRRLADEFSLSLQALQEQEKALFLKKRPVRPALPQKEELPANVPQRERKIRQYPRHETAERRLLAHMLANPELAERIRMMLQGDSFSIDEHQALFTYLLGYYEQTTEPDMASFLSVLQDSQLRRLAVDISLTTVSGEPGEEELSDYVKEIQKQHCRLEIEEKKRERIEAEKRHDYVGAARILHEIISLEKQLAR; this is translated from the coding sequence TTGTCCAGAAGAATACCTGAAGAAACCATTCAGCAAATTAAACAGGGTGTTGAGATCGCTGATGTAATCGGGGAGTATGTTCAGTTGAAAAAGCAGGGCCGGAATTACTTCGGTTTATGCCCATTTCATGGTGAAAACTCACCGTCTTTCTCAGTATCGCCAGAGAAACAAATTTATCATTGTTTCGGCTGCGGCGCTGGAGGGAACGCGTTTACCTTTTTAATGGAAATCGACCAGATTCCGTTTCAGGAAGCGGCGGCAAGACTTGCTGACCGTGCAGGAATCACACTGGATATTTCCCCATCAGAAAGCGAAGAAACGACAAAAACAGATGAGAATGCCGATCTGTATGAAGCGCATGAACTGATGGCGAAATTTTACCGGCACCTGCTTCTGAATACAGAAGAAGGAAGTGAGGCGCTTTTTTATTTGCGCAAGCGCGGATTTACAGACGAAGACATTGACCGCTTTCAAATCGGCTGGGCACTGCCGCAGCCTGAATTTGCGTTAAACATTCTTACAAAACGCGGTTTTTCTGTTGAACGAATGGAACAGGCTGGCCTGCTGGTTAAAAACGAAGAAACCGGCCGTTACTTTGATCGGTTTCGCGGCAGGATTATGTTTCCCCTTCATGATCAAAAGGGGCGTGTGTCCGGATTTTCCGGCCGCGACCTTGGAGAAGGGCAGCCAAAATATTTAAATTCACCCGAGACACCCATTTTTCATAAGAGCAGCCTTTTGTACCACTTTCATGCAGCAAGAACAGCAATCAAAAAGCAAAAACAATTTATTCTTTTTGAAGGTTTTGCCGATGTTATTGCAGCGGTAAGAGCCGGTTTTCATCAATCGGTAGCCGTTATGGGTACCGCTCTTACGGAAGAGCACATCAGGCAGTTAAAGCGCATTTGTGATCAAGCGGTCATTTGTTATGACGGGGACAAAGCTGGCTTAAATGCTGCTTATAAAGCGGCCAATATGCTTGACAGTCACGATATCGGCGTAAAAGTCACGATTCTTCCCGAGCAGCTTGATCCTGATGAATTTATCAGGCAAAAAGGTACAGATGCTTTTTCTGCTTATATAAAGGATTCTTCGCTTACACTGATGGCATTTAAAATGGAGTTTTTAAAGCGCGGAAAAAATATGCGGGATGATGAACAAAAGTTCCGCTATATTGAAGAAGTGCTGACAGAAATCTCCGGATTAAAAAAAGCAGTAGAGCGGGATCATTACTTACGCCGGCTGGCTGATGAATTTTCACTGTCTCTGCAGGCACTGCAGGAACAGGAAAAAGCATTATTCTTAAAAAAACGTCCGGTGCGGCCGGCCCTGCCTCAAAAAGAGGAACTTCCCGCAAATGTTCCACAGCGGGAACGGAAGATCCGACAGTATCCGCGTCATGAAACAGCTGAAAGAAGACTGCTGGCTCATATGCTGGCCAATCCTGAGCTCGCAGAACGAATCCGGATGATGCTTCAAGGAGATTCGTTTTCCATAGATGAGCACCAGGCACTGTTTACGTATTTGCTTGGATATTATGAACAAACAACAGAACCGGATATGGCGTCTTTTTTGTCTGTACTGCAGGACAGCCAGCTCAGGCGTCTCGCTGTCGACATCAGCTTAACAACTGTCAGCGGCGAGCCTGGCGAGGAAGAGCTTTCCGATTATGTAAAAGAAATTCAAAAACAGCATTGCCGTTTGGAAATCGAAGAGAAAAAAAGAGAGCGGATTGAGGCAGAAAAACGTCATGATTATGTAGGAGCTGCCCGAATTTTGCATGAAATCATTTCGCTTGAAAAACAACTCGCCCGCTAA
- the rpoD gene encoding RNA polymerase sigma factor RpoD, producing the protein MAEKSTRSKEAELTLEKAKELIIETGKQRGELTYNYVADKLASFEVDSGQIDEFYESLTEQGVELVDEAESNDDGDPNIQELEKENEEFDLNDLSVPPGVKINDPVRMYLKEIGRVDLLSAQEEIELAHRIEEGDEEAKRRLAEANLRLVVSIAKRYVGRGMLFLDLIQEGNMGLIKAVEKFDYRKGFKFSTYATWWIRQAITRAIADQARTIRIPVHMVETINKLIRVQRQLLQDLGREPAPEEIAEEMDLTPEKVREILKIAQEPVSLETPIGEEDDSHLGDFIEDQEATSPSEHAAYELLKEQLEDVLDTLTDREENVLRLRFGLDDGRTRTLEEVGKVFGVTRERIRQIEAKALRKLRHPSRSKRLKDFLE; encoded by the coding sequence ATGGCTGAAAAGTCAACACGTTCCAAAGAAGCTGAATTAACACTTGAAAAAGCAAAAGAACTTATTATCGAGACAGGTAAACAAAGAGGAGAATTAACATACAATTACGTAGCGGACAAATTAGCCTCGTTTGAAGTGGATTCCGGTCAGATTGATGAGTTTTACGAATCCCTTACAGAGCAGGGAGTAGAACTCGTTGATGAAGCAGAAAGCAACGATGACGGCGATCCGAACATCCAGGAGCTTGAAAAAGAAAATGAGGAGTTTGATTTAAACGACTTAAGTGTTCCTCCTGGAGTGAAAATCAACGATCCCGTTCGTATGTACTTAAAAGAAATTGGCCGTGTTGATCTTTTGTCTGCCCAGGAAGAAATTGAACTGGCTCACCGGATTGAAGAGGGAGATGAAGAAGCAAAACGACGTTTAGCAGAAGCGAACCTGCGTCTTGTTGTCAGCATTGCCAAACGTTATGTAGGCCGTGGCATGCTGTTCCTTGATTTGATTCAAGAAGGAAATATGGGCTTAATCAAAGCGGTTGAAAAGTTCGACTACCGTAAAGGGTTTAAATTCAGTACGTATGCCACATGGTGGATTCGCCAGGCTATTACCCGTGCCATTGCTGACCAGGCCCGTACCATTCGTATCCCGGTTCATATGGTTGAAACGATTAATAAATTAATTCGTGTACAGCGCCAGCTTCTTCAGGATCTTGGCCGCGAACCGGCACCGGAAGAAATTGCAGAAGAAATGGATCTAACACCTGAAAAAGTACGTGAAATTTTAAAGATTGCGCAAGAGCCTGTTTCACTTGAAACACCAATTGGGGAAGAAGATGATTCACATCTTGGCGACTTTATTGAAGACCAGGAAGCGACTTCTCCGTCTGAACACGCTGCTTATGAGTTGTTGAAAGAGCAGCTTGAAGACGTGCTCGATACCTTAACGGACCGGGAAGAAAATGTTCTTCGCCTGCGTTTCGGCCTTGATGATGGACGGACACGGACACTTGAAGAAGTAGGTAAAGTATTTGGTGTAACGCGTGAGCGTATCCGCCAAATTGAAGCAAAAGCCCTTCGTAAGCTCCGCCATCCAAGCC
- a CDS encoding pyruvate, water dikinase regulatory protein, which yields MTDPIIYIVSDSVGETAELVTKAALSQFSGPHAVIKRFPYVEDPSHIDEVINLAREDGGIIVYTLVKPDIRAYMIKSADVNNIEVIDLIGPLMDQLESMYTMQPLFEPGLVRRLDEDYFKKVDAIEFAVKYDDGRDPRGLLKADIILIGVSRTSKTPLSQFLAHKRVKVANVPIVPEVDPPQELFTIPKEKCIGLKISPEKLNSIRRERLISLGLDDSASYADVERIKKELTYFEEITARIGCDVIDVTNKAVEETANIIMSLYRSRKST from the coding sequence ATGACTGATCCGATCATTTATATTGTATCCGATTCCGTCGGTGAAACAGCAGAACTTGTCACAAAAGCAGCTTTAAGCCAGTTCAGCGGCCCTCACGCCGTCATTAAACGATTTCCTTACGTAGAGGACCCATCCCATATTGATGAGGTCATTAACCTGGCCAGGGAAGATGGCGGGATTATTGTATACACGCTTGTAAAACCGGATATTCGTGCATACATGATTAAATCTGCGGATGTGAATAATATAGAGGTCATTGACTTAATCGGCCCGCTTATGGACCAGCTTGAATCAATGTACACTATGCAGCCATTATTCGAACCGGGGCTTGTACGGCGCCTGGATGAGGATTATTTCAAAAAGGTGGATGCGATTGAATTTGCGGTAAAGTACGATGATGGACGTGATCCACGCGGATTGTTAAAAGCTGATATTATCTTAATCGGTGTATCGCGCACATCCAAAACACCGCTTTCACAATTTTTAGCCCATAAACGGGTAAAAGTAGCAAATGTACCGATTGTACCGGAAGTAGACCCGCCGCAGGAATTATTCACGATTCCAAAAGAAAAGTGCATCGGCTTGAAGATCAGTCCAGAAAAGCTGAATTCGATTCGTCGTGAGCGGCTGATTTCTTTAGGACTGGACGACAGCGCCAGCTATGCGGATGTAGAACGTATAAAAAAAGAATTAACGTATTTCGAGGAGATTACGGCGAGAATTGGCTGCGACGTCATCGATGTAACCAACAAAGCGGTGGAAGAAACAGCGAATATTATTATGAGCCTTTATCGAAGCCGAAAAAGTACATAA